A stretch of the Candidatus Jettenia sp. AMX2 genome encodes the following:
- a CDS encoding nucleotide sugar dehydrogenase, producing MSEINFNKKILCIGAGYVGGPTMAMIAAKCPHYKVTVTDINEEKIKAWQTEHLPIYEPGLLEVVRKARGRNLFFSTDIEKNIKEADIIFVSVNTPTKMYGGGAGKTADLQFWEKTARNIFRVAESDKIIVEKSTLPVRTAEAMERILSANGKGLNFDVVSNPEFLAEGTAVCDLENPDRVLIGSKETERGRKARDAIVDIYANWIPRERIITCDVWSAELSKLVANAFLAQRISSVNSISALCEKTEADIKMVSHAIGTDSRIGSKFLNASVGFGGSCFKKDILNLVYICEHYGLHEVAQYWESVVKINEYQEERFVRKMICAMFNTIAHKRIALFGFAFKANTGDTRESPAIYVVRKLAEEQARIVITDPQALHNARKDLMDVQEYVEFETDPYKAAQDTHAIAIMTEWELYKTLDYKKIYERMEKPAFLFDGRNILDHQAIFETGFNVYPIGKPALTHF from the coding sequence ATGTCTGAAATCAATTTTAATAAGAAGATACTCTGTATTGGTGCTGGTTATGTTGGTGGGCCTACGATGGCAATGATTGCCGCAAAATGTCCGCACTATAAAGTAACGGTCACTGATATAAACGAAGAGAAGATTAAGGCGTGGCAAACAGAACATCTTCCTATCTACGAGCCAGGCTTACTAGAGGTTGTCAGGAAAGCCCGTGGTAGGAATTTGTTTTTCTCTACGGATATTGAAAAAAACATTAAAGAAGCGGATATTATATTTGTTTCTGTCAATACTCCCACAAAAATGTATGGCGGTGGGGCAGGTAAAACCGCTGATCTGCAATTTTGGGAAAAAACCGCAAGGAATATTTTCCGGGTTGCAGAATCCGATAAAATTATTGTTGAAAAAAGTACCTTGCCGGTAAGGACTGCGGAGGCTATGGAACGAATACTGAGCGCGAACGGCAAAGGCCTTAACTTTGATGTTGTATCCAATCCTGAATTTCTGGCTGAAGGCACAGCTGTTTGTGACCTTGAGAATCCGGACCGTGTACTTATTGGATCAAAAGAAACCGAAAGAGGGAGGAAGGCAAGGGATGCGATCGTTGATATCTATGCCAACTGGATTCCCAGAGAACGCATCATTACCTGTGATGTCTGGAGTGCAGAACTATCAAAGCTTGTTGCAAATGCATTTCTGGCGCAGAGAATTTCTTCTGTTAACAGCATTTCTGCCCTATGTGAAAAAACAGAGGCTGATATAAAAATGGTGTCACATGCGATTGGGACCGATTCCCGGATTGGTTCGAAATTTCTTAATGCAAGCGTTGGTTTTGGTGGTTCCTGTTTTAAAAAGGATATACTTAATCTGGTTTATATTTGCGAACATTATGGTCTTCACGAAGTTGCACAATATTGGGAAAGTGTAGTGAAGATAAATGAATACCAGGAAGAACGCTTTGTCCGTAAGATGATTTGTGCAATGTTCAATACAATAGCCCACAAACGTATCGCACTCTTTGGCTTTGCCTTCAAGGCAAATACCGGTGATACCCGTGAATCGCCCGCTATTTATGTCGTCCGGAAATTAGCAGAGGAGCAGGCTCGGATTGTTATAACAGATCCCCAGGCATTACACAATGCACGGAAGGATTTAATGGATGTTCAGGAGTATGTAGAATTCGAAACAGATCCTTACAAGGCAGCACAGGATACTCATGCTATTGCCATTATGACAGAATGGGAATTATACAAAACACTGGATTACAAAAAAATTTACGAAAGAATGGAAAAACCTGCATTCCTTTTTGACGGACGCAATATCCTTGATCATCAGGCGATATTTGAGACCGGTTTTAATGTCTATCCAATAGGGAAACCTGCCCTTACTCATTTTTAG
- a CDS encoding type II secretion system protein GspK — protein MEQGNKRHDSSSDKIKSIKAWGSKRDYIANHGYVLIFSLWVIVIFGFVALRFTRNTGIAVRTEIAYTEHVKNRYAARGACIYAMRRLLSSAGSENEKKTEDENTGRRRTLATDKGRDLLAKNEKEARSLSPWVPDSRPYSIQLGEKNCDVFIYDESGKININKITDENKADFVQFLISYRVDRFTAETITDSLLDWVDADNLVRVRGAEKEYYASLPEPYEPRNAPFESLEELTLVRGVTPQIFENIRDYLTIYGSGKINVNFASREVLTYVPMITPDAADEIVRLRSEQDGIESLDHLKDVLRRHGIVGKDYQKIINYLTVSGSNYLSILATAFSDKGRSSYEVIVLKSIDDCRIIAVYP, from the coding sequence ATGGAACAAGGAAACAAAAGGCATGATTCCTCAAGCGATAAAATTAAGAGTATCAAAGCATGGGGATCAAAAAGAGATTATATCGCCAATCATGGTTATGTATTAATTTTCAGTCTGTGGGTGATCGTAATCTTCGGGTTTGTTGCCTTACGCTTTACACGTAACACAGGTATTGCCGTAAGAACAGAAATTGCTTACACAGAACATGTTAAAAACCGGTATGCAGCCCGGGGCGCATGTATTTATGCAATGAGAAGATTGTTGTCGTCGGCAGGTAGTGAAAATGAAAAGAAGACAGAGGATGAAAATACCGGGAGGCGGCGTACATTAGCAACAGATAAAGGAAGGGATTTGCTGGCAAAGAATGAGAAAGAAGCAAGGAGTTTGAGTCCCTGGGTACCGGACAGCAGGCCATATTCCATTCAACTGGGGGAGAAAAATTGTGATGTGTTTATTTATGATGAAAGTGGAAAAATAAACATAAATAAAATAACGGATGAAAACAAGGCTGATTTTGTTCAATTTCTTATTTCTTACCGGGTAGACAGATTTACTGCTGAAACGATAACAGATTCCCTTTTAGATTGGGTAGACGCAGATAACCTTGTCCGTGTGAGAGGTGCTGAAAAGGAGTATTATGCCTCACTGCCAGAACCTTATGAACCAAGGAATGCGCCTTTCGAGTCTCTTGAAGAATTGACATTGGTGAGAGGTGTTACCCCTCAGATATTTGAAAATATACGTGATTACCTGACAATCTACGGATCAGGCAAGATAAACGTGAACTTTGCATCGCGGGAGGTACTGACCTATGTTCCTATGATAACCCCGGATGCCGCTGACGAAATAGTCCGGTTGAGAAGTGAGCAGGATGGCATTGAGAGTCTGGACCATTTAAAGGATGTCTTAAGGCGGCATGGTATAGTCGGAAAGGATTATCAGAAAATTATCAATTATCTAACGGTATCTGGTTCAAATTATCTGTCAATTCTCGCAACCGCCTTTTCAGACAAAGGAAGAAGTTCTTACGAAGTTATTGTGCTGAAAAGTATCGATGACTGCAGGATTATTGCAGTATATCCCTAA
- a CDS encoding GspMb/PilO family protein — translation MEKLVKLFDRFKTKERILLIIAFIILFTLSIDRILVTPFFRSIRETKEQLEMQKKLLGRYYSFISLKDHHERLLTELELYYADLQEKFLVEDTESLAFAKLHETVSNIARKNGLTVSRSTALKKEVINNSPYLVALSVNIEVYEINSARDLQNFLYDVEYKNDKILFIDNLRIKTLGHDTIRGATISSTLTAIACIEKRL, via the coding sequence ATGGAAAAATTAGTAAAATTATTTGACAGATTCAAAACAAAAGAAAGGATACTGCTGATTATAGCTTTCATCATTCTCTTTACGTTGAGTATTGACAGGATTTTGGTTACCCCTTTTTTCCGATCGATTCGCGAGACAAAAGAACAATTAGAGATGCAAAAGAAATTGTTGGGAAGATATTATTCATTTATTTCCCTGAAGGATCATCATGAGCGCTTGCTCACGGAATTGGAATTATATTATGCAGATCTTCAGGAAAAATTTCTTGTAGAAGATACGGAGTCGCTTGCCTTTGCAAAACTACATGAAACAGTGAGCAACATTGCCAGAAAGAACGGGTTGACTGTATCGAGAAGCACTGCTTTAAAAAAAGAAGTAATTAACAACAGCCCGTATCTTGTGGCATTATCGGTAAATATTGAAGTATACGAAATAAACAGTGCCAGGGATTTACAGAATTTTTTATACGACGTGGAATATAAAAATGACAAAATCCTTTTCATAGATAACCTGAGAATTAAGACATTAGGACACGATACTATAAGAGGGGCCACAATTTCTTCTACCTTAACAGCTATTGCCTGCATAGAAAAGAGGTTGTGA
- a CDS encoding prepilin-type N-terminal cleavage/methylation domain-containing protein → MKRSEGFTLFELLIAVFISSMLIMSGAYALRMGLFSLEREESWFNDSIKEKAAFDFFWLQASSLYNLKSQENKNYAYRIINDARQKENFYFIGEKEFLSFVSPLSLERHYGLGMIVANYKIVMRENGKRDLVYSEWRLNTSLHNIRDQFKNRLFTGKDITVFFSDCDMILFEYLEKRMAGSEENIENITHNVPGGEGKDLTWNKETKGMIPQAIKLRVSKHGDQKEIISPIMVMY, encoded by the coding sequence ATGAAACGGAGCGAAGGCTTTACCTTATTTGAGCTGCTTATAGCTGTTTTCATTAGTTCAATGTTAATTATGTCCGGTGCGTATGCCCTAAGGATGGGGTTGTTTTCACTGGAGCGGGAAGAATCATGGTTTAATGACTCAATAAAAGAAAAGGCTGCCTTTGATTTCTTTTGGCTGCAGGCTTCCTCTTTATATAACTTAAAATCGCAGGAAAATAAGAACTATGCATACCGGATCATTAACGATGCACGGCAAAAGGAAAATTTCTATTTTATAGGGGAAAAGGAATTTCTTTCTTTTGTATCGCCCCTCTCGCTGGAAAGACATTATGGTTTGGGTATGATTGTGGCTAACTATAAAATTGTAATGCGAGAGAATGGCAAGCGTGATCTGGTTTATTCTGAATGGAGATTGAACACTTCCTTACATAATATCAGAGACCAATTTAAAAACAGATTATTTACCGGCAAAGATATTACGGTATTTTTCAGCGACTGTGATATGATTTTGTTTGAATATCTTGAAAAACGTATGGCTGGCAGCGAAGAGAATATCGAAAACATAACCCATAATGTTCCTGGTGGAGAAGGTAAAGATTTAACATGGAACAAGGAAACAAAAGGCATGATTCCTCAAGCGATAAAATTAAGAGTATCAAAGCATGGGGATCAAAAAGAGATTATATCGCCAATCATGGTTATGTATTAA
- a CDS encoding PilN domain-containing protein, whose protein sequence is MNKTPFAILFSQKAMGLSFKGSDLIVTIIHRKLFRYSWESFICKDFTDKEYFQPDTVFLQLKKFSGPVILSWPREHTIIREIQYPNANLKELKEALRYQLDSFIPFSNDEVYYDIHFNPHSLSHAEDNTKVLIVAVKKQELDTIQMKLQTLGIIPSRVIISSFSFLPVLNVEEGPAAVIHKNTISYSYNLYENNRLVSSLIVKTKNELMQRLRNDSPAKVLLANIDSTEFLSHEDNISLQLLDDYAESHGAAQYGLLDNPCTLDLVKTHKRQRNPQIVMMCFLAGFLILFAFLIPYIQKINNSASINDINARIHSLRKDVSAVEKLHERITVLDELIGKITGIEEKYVPRIDVILELAKILPDDAWVRAVSFESNSFEIEGDAVSSTNLIPILENSPLFSGVGLTSPVTKTQGGRERFRIKGTIEKHLIN, encoded by the coding sequence ATGAATAAAACACCGTTCGCCATCTTGTTTTCGCAAAAGGCAATGGGTTTATCCTTCAAAGGTAGCGACCTTATCGTGACGATTATTCATAGAAAGCTTTTCCGTTATTCATGGGAGAGTTTTATCTGCAAGGATTTTACAGACAAGGAGTATTTCCAGCCGGATACTGTATTTCTCCAGTTAAAAAAATTTAGCGGGCCGGTTATTCTTTCCTGGCCAAGAGAGCATACCATTATCAGAGAAATTCAGTACCCAAATGCCAATCTTAAAGAACTGAAAGAAGCGCTCAGGTATCAGCTCGATAGCTTTATTCCCTTTAGTAACGACGAGGTTTATTATGACATTCATTTTAATCCTCATTCATTGTCCCATGCGGAGGATAATACAAAGGTACTGATTGTTGCAGTAAAAAAGCAGGAATTAGACACGATTCAGATGAAATTGCAGACGCTTGGTATCATACCGTCACGGGTTATCATATCTTCCTTTTCTTTTCTTCCTGTTCTGAATGTTGAGGAAGGCCCTGCTGCGGTTATTCACAAAAATACCATAAGTTACAGCTATAATCTTTATGAAAATAACCGTTTGGTTTCATCATTGATTGTGAAAACGAAGAATGAACTGATGCAGAGATTGAGAAATGATTCTCCAGCAAAGGTGCTATTGGCTAATATTGATAGTACAGAATTCCTGTCTCACGAAGATAACATTTCCCTGCAGTTATTGGATGATTATGCCGAATCACATGGTGCGGCACAGTATGGATTATTAGATAATCCCTGCACTCTGGACCTGGTGAAAACACATAAAAGACAGCGGAATCCACAAATTGTAATGATGTGTTTCCTGGCCGGTTTTTTGATATTATTCGCTTTTCTCATACCTTACATCCAAAAAATAAATAATAGTGCATCGATAAACGATATAAATGCCCGTATTCATTCCCTGAGAAAAGATGTCTCTGCCGTAGAGAAACTACACGAGCGTATAACCGTCCTTGATGAACTTATTGGTAAGATTACCGGAATAGAGGAAAAATATGTGCCAAGGATTGATGTGATACTGGAGCTGGCAAAAATATTACCGGATGATGCCTGGGTAAGGGCCGTTTCGTTTGAAAGCAACAGTTTTGAAATAGAAGGGGATGCTGTGTCTTCGACAAACCTAATACCGATATTGGAAAATTCACCACTGTTTTCAGGTGTTGGTTTAACGTCACCTGTGACAAAAACCCAGGGTGGCCGTGAGAGATTCAGAATAAAAGGAACAATAGAAAAACATTTAATAAATTAA
- the recQ gene encoding DNA helicase RecQ, translating to MKPNNIYKTLQKYFGFTSFYPLQEDIIQNVLQQKDVFVLMPTGGGKSLCYQLPALLFNGITVVVSPLIALMKDQVDGLLANGIPATCINSTLSYREINARKQDLLQNKVKILYLAPERLVMPEFLQFLQELTISLFAIDESHCISEWGHDFRPEYRQLKIVKERFSEIPVMALTATATPIVQKDIISQLRLSGCGIFKASFNRKNLYYQIKPKNNPYHQILNYLKNRKKDSGIIYCQSRKTVENLAANLHAEGYRALPYHAGLTPEIRTENQERFIRDDAEIIVATIAFGMGIDKPDVRYVIHYDLPKSIEGYYQETGRAGRDGLESDCILFFSYADTFKIEHFINQKEDENEKQAAYKQLRELTNYCESNTCRRRLLLLYFGEKFDEPNCGNCDVCLEPKERFDGTIAAQKILSCIYRVGERFGTNYIIDVLQGSKNQKILQNRHDKIKTYGVGKEYSKSQWQAFIRELLQLGYVKLEGDRYPVLKLNEKSHTILLRNEKISLTKPNEPVHVAKDNKKDDYDHTLFERLRILRKTIADNESIPPYIIFHDTSLKEMSTCYPQSLSGLRKISGVGEQKINKYGGIFLEEIVNYCRHNNIESKPFQNKHSGSPVIQPKTPTIQMTLELNRQRLTIQEIAQKRNLAVSTIASHLEKLILDGENISIDNHVAPEKQPHIKQALHELGTKFLNPVKEKLGDGYTYEEIRLVRAKMMVKE from the coding sequence ATGAAACCAAACAATATCTATAAAACATTACAAAAATACTTTGGCTTTACAAGCTTTTATCCCCTTCAGGAGGACATTATCCAAAATGTATTGCAGCAGAAAGACGTCTTTGTCCTTATGCCAACCGGGGGCGGTAAATCCCTCTGTTATCAATTACCTGCCCTGCTTTTTAACGGCATAACGGTTGTCGTCTCTCCTTTAATAGCCCTGATGAAGGACCAGGTGGATGGATTGCTGGCTAACGGCATCCCGGCAACATGTATCAACAGCACACTGAGTTATAGAGAAATCAACGCACGAAAACAGGACTTGCTGCAGAATAAAGTAAAGATCCTTTATCTTGCACCAGAAAGATTGGTTATGCCGGAATTTTTGCAATTTTTACAGGAATTAACGATATCATTATTCGCTATTGACGAGTCACATTGTATCTCTGAATGGGGACACGATTTCAGACCCGAATATCGCCAGCTAAAGATAGTAAAAGAAAGGTTTTCTGAAATACCTGTTATGGCCTTAACAGCCACCGCCACGCCGATTGTTCAGAAAGATATTATTTCACAGTTACGGCTGTCCGGCTGCGGAATCTTCAAGGCAAGCTTTAACAGAAAAAATCTGTATTATCAGATTAAGCCCAAGAATAACCCTTATCATCAAATACTCAACTATCTGAAAAACCGGAAGAAGGACTCAGGCATTATCTATTGTCAAAGTCGTAAAACGGTGGAAAACCTTGCTGCAAATCTCCATGCAGAGGGGTACCGTGCTCTCCCATATCATGCAGGTTTAACCCCTGAAATCAGAACTGAGAATCAGGAACGGTTCATTCGCGACGATGCAGAGATTATCGTAGCAACAATTGCGTTTGGCATGGGGATCGACAAACCGGATGTACGGTATGTAATCCATTATGATCTACCAAAGAGTATTGAAGGATATTATCAGGAAACAGGCCGTGCCGGAAGGGATGGGTTAGAAAGTGATTGTATCCTGTTTTTTAGTTATGCCGACACATTTAAGATAGAACATTTTATCAATCAAAAGGAAGATGAAAATGAAAAACAGGCTGCATACAAACAGTTGAGAGAACTAACAAATTACTGCGAAAGCAACACCTGCCGGAGAAGGTTATTATTACTCTATTTTGGTGAAAAGTTTGATGAACCGAACTGTGGTAACTGTGATGTTTGCCTGGAGCCAAAAGAACGGTTTGACGGAACAATAGCAGCACAAAAGATATTATCATGTATTTACCGGGTAGGTGAGCGGTTCGGAACAAATTATATCATCGATGTCTTGCAAGGTTCAAAGAATCAGAAAATTCTCCAGAACCGGCATGACAAGATTAAAACATACGGTGTCGGGAAGGAATATTCAAAATCACAATGGCAGGCATTTATCCGTGAGTTACTCCAATTGGGATACGTAAAACTTGAGGGGGATAGATATCCTGTCTTGAAATTGAATGAAAAAAGTCATACGATACTACTGCGAAATGAAAAGATATCTTTGACAAAACCAAACGAGCCTGTTCATGTCGCAAAGGATAACAAAAAGGATGATTACGACCACACCTTATTCGAACGTTTGAGAATTTTAAGAAAAACAATTGCAGATAATGAGTCTATCCCCCCTTATATCATTTTCCATGATACCAGTCTTAAGGAAATGTCAACCTGCTATCCTCAGAGTTTATCCGGTTTACGAAAAATAAGCGGTGTAGGTGAACAGAAGATAAACAAATACGGAGGGATTTTTCTTGAGGAAATCGTCAATTACTGCCGGCATAACAACATCGAATCAAAACCATTTCAGAACAAACACTCCGGATCACCTGTAATACAACCAAAGACCCCTACTATCCAAATGACCTTGGAACTTAACCGACAGCGTCTTACCATACAGGAAATTGCACAAAAACGTAACCTGGCAGTATCTACCATTGCTTCCCACCTGGAAAAACTCATTCTGGATGGTGAAAATATTTCGATAGATAACCACGTTGCCCCTGAAAAACAGCCGCACATTAAACAAGCTTTACACGAATTAGGCACAAAATTCCTGAATCCGGTAAAAGAAAAACTCGGAGACGGATATACTTACGAAGAAATACGGCTGGTAAGGGCAAAGATGATGGTAAAGGAGTAA
- a CDS encoding type II secretion system F family protein: MSTFKYRLLTTSGGGIVEGEKEALNKVDLIADLRRSGHIVLSVHQVDKNKRTGFFLYRSNRKAILPFTQELAILLEAGIPIDKSLSILLSSRHNNPIKDVIGDVLNRIKSGKSFAEALANHVRLFSVVYINMVRAGEEGGVLPQVLKRLGGYQEKVQKIRGEIISAMVYPFLLSFTGIISISALVVYVIPKFSLVFEGMGIDLPLSTRFLISFSHYAIRYGWVLVIVAAAAFFFYRNIMKDKKMSAKVDQKKLKIPVIGDLIWEVQISRFARTLGTLLENGVSLLKSIDIVKDVLSNRYLSGILGDVKGSVKEGAGLTASLAKRGFLPEIAVHLLKVGEETGNLDKMLLRIADNFDADIEQRMKRLVTAVEPALILCMGIIVGTIVVSMLTAILSINNVQF; encoded by the coding sequence ATGAGTACCTTTAAATACAGATTGTTAACCACATCAGGCGGCGGTATTGTTGAGGGTGAGAAGGAAGCCTTAAATAAGGTGGATCTCATCGCTGATTTACGCCGGTCAGGACATATTGTTTTAAGCGTTCATCAGGTTGATAAAAATAAGAGAACCGGATTTTTCCTCTACCGCTCGAACAGGAAAGCCATTTTACCGTTTACCCAGGAACTTGCCATATTGCTTGAGGCAGGAATACCTATTGACAAGAGTTTATCCATTCTCCTCTCATCCAGACACAATAATCCCATAAAGGATGTTATCGGGGATGTCTTAAACAGGATTAAATCCGGAAAGTCTTTTGCTGAAGCCCTGGCAAACCATGTCAGATTATTTTCCGTCGTATATATAAATATGGTGCGTGCAGGGGAGGAGGGTGGGGTATTACCCCAGGTGCTTAAAAGGTTGGGAGGATACCAGGAAAAGGTGCAAAAGATCAGGGGGGAAATTATTTCAGCAATGGTTTATCCGTTCTTACTCAGTTTTACCGGTATTATATCAATAAGCGCCCTTGTTGTTTATGTTATACCAAAATTCTCTCTTGTCTTTGAAGGTATGGGGATCGATCTTCCTCTTTCGACTCGATTCCTTATCAGTTTTAGCCATTATGCAATAAGATATGGCTGGGTTCTGGTTATTGTAGCAGCCGCAGCATTCTTTTTTTATAGAAACATTATGAAGGACAAAAAAATGTCGGCGAAGGTAGATCAGAAAAAGTTAAAAATACCGGTAATTGGCGATCTCATTTGGGAGGTACAGATATCGAGGTTTGCCAGGACCCTTGGTACCTTGTTGGAAAATGGTGTATCATTATTGAAATCTATTGATATCGTTAAAGATGTTCTCTCGAACCGTTACCTTTCCGGCATTCTTGGTGATGTAAAAGGAAGTGTTAAGGAAGGTGCCGGTCTTACCGCTTCGCTTGCAAAAAGGGGTTTTTTACCGGAAATTGCTGTTCATCTATTGAAGGTTGGCGAAGAAACAGGAAATTTGGATAAAATGCTGCTTAGGATCGCAGATAATTTCGACGCAGACATAGAGCAGCGCATGAAAAGACTTGTGACGGCCGTAGAACCTGCTCTTATTTTATGTATGGGCATAATTGTTGGTACTATTGTAGTCTCTATGCTTACAGCAATATTGAGTATAAACAATGTACAGTTTTAA
- a CDS encoding type II secretion system protein, which yields MMKYILLLFKKVYYTEQCKRDRKPGNQRGYPFLAFKGFTILEIMVALVIMGISLSIFFSLVGNSSRLRGKIDEHTRLLLLARSKTEEVFLGILEGIPIAAGEKNILEGKTKDNIPWKITERNKGKEKKKAGAGTILSGIKNQDDDYIILYLPEGVMSVNTQIGMIDIDTVLFSRSQ from the coding sequence ATGATGAAGTATATCTTGCTCTTATTCAAAAAAGTTTATTATACGGAACAATGCAAGAGGGACAGAAAGCCTGGAAATCAGAGAGGATATCCTTTCCTTGCCTTCAAAGGTTTTACCATCCTTGAGATTATGGTTGCCCTGGTAATCATGGGGATTTCGCTCAGTATTTTTTTTAGTTTGGTCGGGAATTCTTCAAGACTGAGAGGGAAAATTGATGAACATACCAGGCTACTGCTTCTTGCAAGGTCTAAAACAGAAGAGGTTTTTTTAGGTATCCTTGAAGGAATACCTATTGCTGCGGGGGAGAAAAATATCTTAGAAGGGAAAACGAAAGATAATATCCCATGGAAGATAACTGAAAGGAATAAAGGGAAAGAGAAAAAAAAGGCAGGTGCAGGTACAATACTCTCTGGAATAAAAAACCAGGATGATGACTATATCATATTGTACCTGCCCGAAGGCGTTATGTCTGTTAACACGCAAATTGGGATGATAGATATTGATACGGTTCTTTTTTCCAGGTCGCAATGA
- the tsaB gene encoding tRNA (adenosine(37)-N6)-threonylcarbamoyltransferase complex dimerization subunit type 1 TsaB has protein sequence MNVLGIETSGNIGGIAVCKDRNIIAAKDLEAGMMHGKELIPVIKDTIKHLGWVFSHIDLIAVDVGPGSYTGLRIGVTCARAIAYALKKPVIDVSVFDSIMEDYTIRFLPVCPILDAKRNHVYACIYEPGPNYSNQRPENTQKKKRSEFMVIQPEKLLSILPRPVVVFGDGVSAYRNIFQQKDIFIDKEEKAIPKARFVALSGETAYKSGRRCEVSKLLPLYLRQAAALEKTI, from the coding sequence ATGAACGTGCTTGGAATAGAAACATCGGGGAATATTGGCGGAATCGCTGTTTGTAAAGATAGGAATATTATTGCCGCTAAAGATCTGGAAGCAGGCATGATGCATGGCAAAGAACTGATACCTGTCATTAAAGATACCATTAAACACCTTGGCTGGGTATTCAGCCATATTGATCTCATTGCGGTTGATGTAGGGCCCGGATCATATACCGGTTTGAGGATAGGTGTCACATGCGCCAGGGCAATCGCATATGCGCTGAAAAAACCAGTCATTGATGTTTCAGTATTTGATAGTATTATGGAAGACTATACGATACGTTTCCTGCCTGTATGCCCCATTCTTGACGCAAAACGAAATCATGTTTATGCCTGTATCTATGAGCCAGGCCCCAATTACAGCAATCAAAGACCGGAGAACACACAGAAGAAGAAAAGGTCCGAATTTATGGTAATCCAACCTGAAAAGCTTTTAAGCATACTCCCGCGACCTGTAGTTGTTTTTGGAGATGGTGTTTCTGCATACAGAAATATCTTTCAACAAAAAGATATCTTTATAGATAAAGAAGAAAAGGCAATACCAAAAGCAAGGTTTGTAGCATTATCAGGTGAAACAGCATATAAATCAGGCAGGCGATGTGAAGTAAGTAAACTATTGCCTCTTTACCTGCGGCAGGCTGCAGCTCTCGAAAAAACAATTTAA
- a CDS encoding peptidylprolyl isomerase gives MKSYRNMNTIVRFFYGYQEKHLKNLAILLIAVLTVCLAYPAFANPRVRLETRHGIIVLELDPQSAPETVKNFLRYVDSGFYNDTTFHRVIKGFMIQGGGLTADMHQKLTQAPIMNEADNGLKNHRGTIAMARTSAPHSATSQFFINTVDNTFLDHRDKTSSGWGYCVFGKVIEGMHVVDTIENSPTTVKNGHRDVPAQPIIIERAVLEE, from the coding sequence ATGAAATCTTATCGTAATATGAACACGATTGTCCGGTTTTTTTATGGTTATCAGGAGAAACATTTGAAAAATCTAGCTATTCTACTCATAGCCGTGCTGACCGTATGCCTTGCATACCCTGCCTTTGCGAACCCTCGTGTCCGGTTGGAAACCAGACATGGAATTATTGTCCTGGAGCTTGATCCTCAATCAGCCCCGGAAACGGTGAAGAATTTTCTCCGTTATGTGGATAGCGGGTTTTATAACGATACCACCTTTCACCGCGTTATTAAGGGATTTATGATACAGGGTGGAGGTTTAACCGCCGATATGCATCAGAAATTAACACAAGCCCCCATTATGAATGAAGCTGATAACGGACTTAAAAACCACCGGGGTACAATTGCAATGGCACGTACTTCAGCCCCTCACTCTGCCACATCTCAATTCTTCATAAACACTGTGGATAATACCTTCCTCGACCACAGGGATAAGACTTCCAGTGGCTGGGGCTACTGTGTATTTGGAAAAGTTATAGAAGGAATGCATGTTGTAGATACTATAGAAAACTCCCCTACCACCGTGAAAAACGGACACAGAGACGTACCGGCGCAACCAATTATTATTGAACGGGCGGTATTGGAAGAATAG